One part of the Tunicatimonas pelagia genome encodes these proteins:
- a CDS encoding SDR family NAD(P)-dependent oxidoreductase yields MSEKKLPGISQFDLSGRSAIITGGSKGLGFAMAAGLTSAGANVMLVNRNPEEGEQAAKQLNDTYETKATFFSADVTVKDQTEAMAQAALDAFGRIDILINSAGINIRGAIDELTESEFKQVMDVNVTGTWLCCRAVTPYMKKQQRGSIINLASTLGLVGLANRTPYTASKGAVVQMTRALALELASFNINVNAICPGPFLTEMNVSIAETEEAKQFIVGATALGRWGKLKEVQGAAIFLASDAASYMVGSMLTVDGGWTAR; encoded by the coding sequence ATGAGTGAGAAAAAACTTCCTGGAATTAGTCAATTCGATTTGAGCGGAAGGTCCGCTATCATTACCGGAGGTTCAAAAGGGCTGGGCTTTGCAATGGCAGCCGGACTGACCTCTGCCGGAGCCAACGTTATGTTGGTCAATCGTAACCCTGAGGAAGGTGAACAGGCTGCCAAACAACTCAACGATACATATGAAACCAAAGCAACCTTTTTCTCGGCTGATGTAACGGTTAAAGATCAAACCGAAGCAATGGCGCAGGCTGCCTTAGATGCTTTTGGGCGGATAGACATTCTGATTAATAGCGCAGGAATTAATATTCGGGGAGCTATTGATGAGTTGACGGAGAGTGAGTTTAAGCAGGTGATGGACGTGAATGTTACCGGTACCTGGCTTTGCTGTCGGGCGGTGACACCTTATATGAAAAAGCAGCAGCGGGGTAGTATTATCAATCTGGCGAGTACGCTAGGACTAGTGGGTTTAGCCAACCGAACACCCTACACCGCCAGTAAAGGAGCAGTGGTGCAAATGACTCGTGCTTTGGCACTGGAGCTGGCATCGTTTAACATCAACGTCAATGCTATTTGCCCTGGTCCCTTTCTCACCGAAATGAATGTATCCATTGCCGAAACCGAAGAAGCCAAGCAGTTTATTGTAGGGGCTACCGCCTTAGGCCGCTGGGGCAAACTAAAGGAGGTTCAGGGAGCGGCTATCTTTCTCGCCAGCGATGCTGCCAGTTACATGGTCGGCTCGATGCTGACCGTTGATGGGGGTTGGACGGCTAGATAA
- a CDS encoding SDR family NAD(P)-dependent oxidoreductase, whose protein sequence is MKFKEKNILLIGGTSGIGKATLDILLEEGASVTVASRQEPPTHDNVTHISLDVLEMTDELNSLPEQLHGLVYTPGTITLKPFQSLKPADFQREIELNAIGAVKVIQAALKNLRAAKGASVVMFSTVAVQLGLNFHTAVAMAKGAVEGLGRALAAELANKNVRVNVVAPSLTDTPLADNLLSTEEKKEASNKRHPLGRYGKPDDIAQAVIYLLSDDSSWVTGQVLHIDGGLSSVKHL, encoded by the coding sequence ATGAAATTTAAAGAAAAAAATATATTATTGATTGGTGGCACTTCAGGAATTGGGAAAGCTACGCTGGATATTCTTTTAGAAGAAGGAGCATCAGTAACCGTAGCCTCTCGGCAAGAACCGCCCACCCACGATAATGTTACCCATATTTCATTAGATGTGTTAGAAATGACCGACGAACTGAATTCGTTACCCGAACAGTTGCATGGATTGGTTTACACGCCCGGCACCATCACATTAAAACCTTTTCAGTCGTTAAAACCCGCTGATTTTCAGCGAGAAATTGAACTAAACGCCATTGGTGCAGTAAAAGTTATTCAGGCGGCCTTGAAAAATTTGCGGGCTGCCAAAGGAGCCAGTGTAGTAATGTTTAGCACCGTAGCCGTTCAATTGGGTTTAAATTTTCATACCGCGGTAGCTATGGCCAAAGGGGCTGTAGAAGGTCTGGGACGGGCGTTGGCGGCCGAATTAGCGAATAAAAATGTACGCGTTAATGTGGTTGCCCCTTCTCTAACGGATACACCCTTAGCCGATAATTTGCTGTCTACTGAGGAGAAAAAAGAGGCTTCTAATAAAAGACATCCGCTCGGGCGTTACGGAAAACCAGACGATATTGCCCAGGCGGTGATTTACCTGCTTTCTGATGACAGTAGCTGGGTAACCGGACAAGTGCTTCACATCGACGGCGGGTTATCATCGGTAAAACATTTATAG
- a CDS encoding phytanoyl-CoA dioxygenase family protein — MITPEQRQFFEENGYLKISNLLTDEEVIYYQNLYEDFLSNRIDASRYRSDLGGHTNDNTSTATERITQIIVPSRVLPDLLSKALHLKTDALAKQLMGDDMALDFDMLIDKAPFSNTPTPWH, encoded by the coding sequence ATGATTACTCCTGAGCAACGCCAATTCTTTGAGGAAAACGGTTATCTGAAAATCTCGAATCTCCTTACCGATGAAGAGGTAATTTATTATCAAAACCTCTATGAAGATTTTCTATCTAACCGGATTGACGCCAGCCGTTATCGTTCGGATTTAGGTGGTCACACCAATGATAATACGTCCACGGCTACTGAGCGTATTACTCAGATTATAGTACCTTCCCGTGTTTTACCGGATTTATTGAGTAAGGCGTTGCACCTTAAAACGGATGCTTTAGCCAAACAATTGATGGGCGACGATATGGCTCTGGACTTTGATATGCTGATTGATAAAGCCCCTTTCTCTAATACACCAACTCCCTGGCATTAG
- a CDS encoding aminotransferase class V-fold PLP-dependent enzyme: protein MVESKKLLNDPTDIKQQFSIFSEFPELVYLDNAATTQRPQSVINRVNNFHQRENASIRRGVYRLSARAAQEFEAARSAVAKFFRAPQENCIAFTQGATESVNIVARSIIEATLKPGDNVVVSLMEHHANLIPWQMLCQANGAELRIIPVSELGDLDLSELDTLIDARTAIVAVVHISNTLGTINPVEKIIAAAHQREVPVLVDAAQSAALYPIDLTNLDCDFMVCSAHKMFGSFGVGILYVHPRYHRQVQPYNYGGGIIRSVTVKETEFLSYPYLLEAGTPNVAGVIGLAEAIRFIETLDRTSLVKQLHQLTNDARQKLASVEGLSLLGNPALSSSLLSFSLDGMHPHDIASFLNEDHIAVRAGQHCTQPLLDHLGVPATVRVSLSIYNTPSDIDKLVGSMQAMKSFWT from the coding sequence GTGGTAGAAAGCAAAAAGTTACTAAACGATCCTACTGACATAAAACAGCAGTTTTCGATTTTCTCGGAATTCCCAGAACTGGTCTATTTGGATAATGCTGCTACCACTCAGCGACCCCAGTCGGTCATCAATAGAGTCAATAACTTTCATCAGCGAGAGAATGCCAGCATCCGTCGGGGAGTCTATCGGCTTTCGGCTCGGGCTGCCCAAGAGTTTGAAGCGGCTCGGTCAGCGGTGGCAAAATTTTTCCGTGCTCCACAAGAAAATTGTATTGCCTTCACGCAGGGAGCTACCGAATCGGTGAATATAGTCGCTCGCTCCATTATTGAAGCAACGCTCAAACCCGGCGATAATGTAGTGGTGAGCCTAATGGAACACCATGCCAATCTTATTCCTTGGCAAATGCTGTGTCAGGCTAATGGTGCTGAGCTTCGCATAATTCCGGTAAGCGAGTTGGGTGATCTTGATTTGAGCGAATTAGATACGCTGATTGATGCTCGCACCGCGATAGTGGCCGTGGTGCATATTTCCAACACCCTGGGTACCATCAACCCCGTTGAGAAAATTATCGCAGCGGCCCACCAACGAGAAGTTCCGGTACTGGTAGATGCAGCGCAAAGTGCAGCCCTTTACCCAATTGATCTCACAAATTTGGATTGTGATTTTATGGTATGTTCTGCTCATAAAATGTTTGGATCGTTCGGAGTAGGAATTTTATACGTGCACCCACGCTACCATCGGCAGGTACAGCCCTACAACTACGGCGGAGGAATTATCCGTTCGGTAACCGTGAAGGAGACGGAGTTCTTATCCTATCCGTATCTTCTGGAAGCAGGTACCCCCAACGTAGCCGGAGTAATTGGTTTGGCCGAAGCCATCCGCTTCATTGAAACACTAGATCGAACGAGCCTTGTGAAGCAACTCCACCAGCTTACCAACGATGCCCGCCAGAAGCTAGCTAGCGTTGAAGGGCTTTCGTTGCTCGGAAACCCAGCTCTGAGCAGCAGCCTTCTGTCATTTAGCCTGGACGGAATGCATCCGCACGATATTGCTAGTTTTCTGAATGAAGACCATATTGCGGTACGAGCGGGGCAACACTGCACTCAGCCACTGTTAGACCATTTGGGTGTACCCGCTACCGTGCGCGTTTCGCTGTCCATTTATAATACTCCGTCCGATATTGATAAATTAGTTGGTTCAATGCAGGCAATGAAATCTTTTTGGACATGA
- a CDS encoding 6-pyruvoyl trahydropterin synthase family protein produces MNKVTVCRKEHFNAAHRLHNPEWSNEQNEQVFGKCNLPNYHGHNYDLIVKVSGYPDPQTGYVYDMKKLKDIIREEVTSRFDHKNLNLDTEEFRKVNPTAENIAVVIWNLIRPRINEECDLKVVLFETERNFVEYPA; encoded by the coding sequence ATGAATAAAGTTACAGTCTGTAGAAAAGAGCATTTCAACGCCGCCCATCGTCTTCATAATCCTGAGTGGTCTAATGAGCAAAACGAGCAAGTATTTGGAAAGTGTAACCTACCGAATTACCACGGACATAATTATGATTTAATTGTGAAGGTAAGTGGCTATCCCGATCCTCAGACAGGCTATGTGTACGATATGAAAAAGCTTAAAGATATAATTCGGGAAGAAGTGACTTCACGCTTCGATCATAAGAATTTAAACTTAGATACTGAAGAATTCAGAAAGGTAAACCCTACGGCCGAAAATATTGCGGTAGTAATCTGGAATCTAATCCGTCCCCGGATAAATGAAGAATGTGATTTAAAAGTTGTACTATTTGAGACAGAAAGAAATTTTGTTGAATACCCCGCTTAA
- a CDS encoding DUF1987 domain-containing protein encodes MTNLYIPRTTKTPDIFFDLEMGNFEIKGRSIPENSVDFYSQVMQWLDEYEINPSNTTNLSVKLEYFNTSSSKCLIDIFRRLEKLHNISTQVEVHWYYETEDDDMRESGEDFRDLVRMPVILHEIANDISEQIS; translated from the coding sequence ATGACAAATCTATATATTCCTCGTACCACTAAGACCCCAGATATTTTTTTCGATCTGGAAATGGGGAACTTCGAGATTAAAGGACGATCTATACCCGAAAACTCGGTAGATTTTTATTCTCAGGTGATGCAGTGGCTAGATGAGTACGAGATAAACCCCAGCAATACTACCAACCTTAGCGTGAAGCTAGAGTATTTCAACACTTCTTCTTCCAAGTGCTTGATTGACATTTTCCGCCGTCTGGAGAAGCTGCACAACATTAGTACCCAAGTTGAAGTGCACTGGTACTACGAAACTGAAGACGACGATATGCGAGAATCCGGCGAAGATTTTCGTGATTTAGTTAGAATGCCCGTTATCCTCCACGAAATAGCTAATGACATTTCTGAGCAGATAAGTTGA
- the pdeM gene encoding ligase-associated DNA damage response endonuclease PdeM, producing the protein MPNTAPTRKLPTQIRISLREQQLILLPQRAIWWEEQRFLLLADLHLGKAGHFRKNGSPIPAAVHWQDLVVLGTLIETYQPEKVVLLGDLFHSDLNNEWLDFAQWMQQYHPLPFVLVKGNHDVLPDAAYDLPQLEVIPEQWQVAPFLFSHKPIIEPKNQRGGWAFPSLPKPETDFYNLAGHIHPGTTVRLGLGQSQRMPCFFFGSTIGLLPAFGQFTGCVRMNIQSQYQVYGVVSERSITRVR; encoded by the coding sequence ATGCCTAACACCGCCCCTACCCGCAAATTACCTACTCAAATCAGAATCAGCTTGCGGGAACAGCAACTTATCCTGTTACCCCAACGAGCTATCTGGTGGGAGGAGCAACGCTTTTTATTACTGGCTGACTTGCATTTAGGCAAAGCCGGACACTTCCGAAAAAATGGTTCACCCATTCCGGCAGCAGTTCACTGGCAAGACTTGGTGGTGCTAGGCACGCTCATCGAAACTTATCAACCCGAGAAAGTAGTGCTACTGGGCGACTTGTTCCATAGTGACCTAAATAATGAGTGGCTGGATTTTGCTCAGTGGATGCAGCAGTATCATCCGCTTCCGTTTGTGCTAGTGAAAGGCAACCACGACGTGCTACCCGATGCGGCTTATGACCTACCTCAACTAGAGGTAATTCCCGAGCAATGGCAAGTAGCCCCATTTCTATTTTCCCACAAACCCATTATTGAACCAAAAAACCAACGAGGTGGCTGGGCATTCCCATCATTGCCCAAGCCAGAGACTGATTTTTACAATCTGGCCGGGCATATTCATCCAGGAACTACGGTACGTTTGGGATTGGGACAGAGCCAGCGAATGCCCTGCTTTTTTTTCGGCTCAACAATAGGTTTACTTCCGGCCTTCGGGCAGTTTACGGGCTGTGTGCGAATGAACATCCAATCTCAATATCAGGTTTACGGGGTTGTAAGTGAGCGAAGTATTACTCGGGTAAGGTAG
- a CDS encoding GntP family permease, whose amino-acid sequence MLTILIILLTLALIIVAIIKFDIHPFLALLVGAILYGLLAGMSPELIVQSISEGFGGVLGSIGLLILLGVIIGTFLEKTSGAFVIAQKILAWIGEKSVMLAMMITGYILSIPVFGDSTFIMLNPINKSLSFKGKLPFAATTIALTMGITASHSLVPPTPGPIAAAGILDADLGMVIFWGLIISLSSLIPCFLYAKYVASRIKLTPQFAEEEKTTQEKKYPSLGKCFLPIIVPLLLIVLNSIAKYPTQPFGENTFTTILSFLGSPVIALLIGAFLSFMLPAKFDKSLLSASGWFGEAIIIAAPVILITGAGGVFGKMLQNSGIADLVSDGISGGNLSLFLPFVMALALKGAQGSSTVALVTTASIVAPLLPSLGLDTPTLRVFTVLATGAGATAPSHANDSFFWAMTQLTGMNIKQGYQSHSVGTLILATTAISLIFLITTFI is encoded by the coding sequence ATGCTCACTATTCTGATTATTTTACTCACCCTGGCACTCATCATTGTTGCCATTATTAAGTTTGATATTCATCCGTTTCTGGCGTTGCTAGTCGGAGCCATTCTGTACGGATTATTAGCCGGAATGTCGCCTGAACTGATTGTGCAGTCTATCTCTGAGGGTTTTGGAGGGGTGTTGGGAAGTATTGGCTTACTGATTCTGCTAGGAGTGATTATTGGTACTTTTCTAGAGAAAACAAGTGGAGCATTTGTCATTGCCCAAAAAATACTGGCTTGGATCGGAGAGAAATCAGTGATGCTAGCCATGATGATCACGGGCTATATTTTGTCTATTCCGGTATTTGGGGACAGCACCTTCATCATGCTCAACCCCATTAACAAATCACTTTCATTTAAGGGTAAACTACCGTTTGCTGCCACCACTATCGCCCTAACAATGGGTATCACCGCGAGTCACTCGCTAGTCCCTCCTACCCCGGGGCCCATTGCTGCTGCCGGAATTTTAGATGCTGACTTAGGAATGGTTATCTTTTGGGGACTGATTATTAGCTTGTCCTCACTTATTCCTTGTTTCTTATATGCCAAATACGTTGCTTCCCGCATCAAGCTAACCCCTCAGTTTGCCGAAGAAGAAAAAACGACCCAAGAAAAGAAGTACCCCTCTCTCGGAAAATGTTTTTTGCCAATTATTGTTCCCCTCTTACTCATTGTTTTGAATTCTATTGCGAAGTATCCCACTCAGCCTTTTGGGGAGAATACTTTTACTACAATTCTGTCCTTTTTAGGTAGCCCCGTGATTGCGTTGTTGATCGGAGCGTTTCTTTCGTTTATGCTTCCGGCAAAATTTGATAAATCGCTACTATCAGCCAGCGGTTGGTTTGGTGAAGCAATCATTATTGCCGCTCCGGTCATTCTAATTACCGGAGCCGGAGGGGTTTTTGGTAAGATGCTACAGAACTCCGGCATTGCCGATTTGGTAAGTGATGGTATTAGCGGAGGTAATCTCAGCTTATTCTTACCTTTCGTGATGGCTCTGGCATTAAAGGGAGCCCAAGGCTCTTCTACGGTTGCTTTGGTTACTACCGCTTCTATCGTCGCTCCGCTGCTACCGTCTTTAGGATTAGATACGCCAACGCTTCGGGTGTTTACCGTACTGGCTACCGGAGCCGGGGCAACGGCACCCTCTCATGCCAACGACAGCTTTTTCTGGGCGATGACCCAGCTCACCGGAATGAATATTAAGCAAGGGTACCAATCGCATAGTGTAGGCACACTTATTCTGGCTACTACGGCAATTAGTCTCATTTTTCTGATTACTACCTTTATCTAG
- a CDS encoding DUF6567 family protein, protein MKYFFRIKLALSVFLLLNACTAYHHGLLTEGTKMDSDSNIVDIVHGYAKVSRFWFLGGNSTDALVADARRNLLAKYPLEEGQYFTNYTLDMKDAFYFPGIYTTTAIITAEVVGAGDSDFLAELKKEANSEYIGFVLGQDIEFFDDTESRVVKAEIIVLKKGKAIVGYIDLRGKFRTKSIPLKKLRANQGAPSSNP, encoded by the coding sequence ATGAAGTATTTTTTTAGAATTAAACTGGCTCTATCAGTATTTTTACTACTCAACGCGTGCACCGCCTATCATCATGGTCTACTCACCGAAGGTACCAAAATGGATAGTGACTCAAACATTGTGGACATTGTTCATGGCTACGCAAAAGTTAGCAGATTCTGGTTTTTGGGCGGAAATAGTACGGATGCCTTAGTTGCTGATGCTAGAAGGAATTTGCTTGCAAAATATCCTCTCGAGGAAGGTCAATATTTTACTAATTACACACTAGACATGAAGGATGCTTTCTACTTTCCGGGAATCTATACTACTACCGCAATCATCACGGCCGAAGTAGTTGGGGCAGGTGATTCTGATTTTCTGGCAGAGCTTAAGAAGGAGGCAAATTCGGAGTATATCGGTTTTGTGTTGGGGCAGGACATTGAGTTTTTTGATGACACTGAAAGTCGGGTAGTGAAAGCCGAAATTATTGTACTCAAAAAGGGAAAGGCAATTGTGGGATATATAGACCTAAGAGGCAAATTCAGAACCAAGAGCATACCCTTGAAAAAACTCAGGGCAAACCAAGGGGCACCTTCAAGTAACCCTTAA
- a CDS encoding DUF2147 domain-containing protein yields MISKSILIGIFLAFNAYAVSLAQSAEAVVGTWYTTDQRGKVEVYPCGDTFCGKIVWLKEPENTDGTPILDKGNPNESLRERTIVGINILEDLTYEGEGEYEDGEIYDPESGKTYSCLMRLKKGGNELEVRGYVGISLVGRSEKWIRAK; encoded by the coding sequence ATGATTAGTAAATCAATCCTGATAGGAATTTTTTTAGCATTCAATGCTTATGCAGTCTCTCTAGCTCAGTCGGCGGAAGCGGTGGTGGGTACTTGGTATACGACCGACCAGCGAGGAAAAGTAGAAGTCTACCCCTGCGGTGATACCTTCTGCGGTAAAATAGTATGGTTGAAAGAGCCAGAAAATACGGATGGTACTCCTATACTTGACAAAGGAAATCCCAACGAAAGTTTACGAGAGCGCACTATTGTTGGAATTAATATTTTGGAAGATCTAACCTATGAAGGTGAGGGGGAATACGAAGACGGTGAGATTTACGATCCTGAATCAGGCAAAACCTACAGCTGCTTAATGCGCCTCAAAAAAGGTGGCAACGAACTTGAAGTACGGGGTTACGTTGGCATCTCGCTAGTCGGCCGCTCAGAAAAGTGGATAAGAGCAAAATGA
- the folE gene encoding GTP cyclohydrolase I FolE has product MINDTTKNNNGVHLNGHSNNGHQLSDEIGENHVGTSYDTPLRPDAFEKDDDLKIELIAKHFKEIMLILGLDLEDDSLKGTPRRVGKMYVQEIFSGLKPENKPNIALFENKYKYNEMLVEKNITFYSNCEHHFVPIYGKAHVAYISNGHVIGLSKINRIVQYYAKRPQVQERMTVQIANELKEVLQTEDVAVVIDAAHMCVASRGVRDVNSLTVTSQYCGVFQENEEKKKEFLNYISLKSTHEI; this is encoded by the coding sequence ATGATTAACGATACCACAAAAAACAATAATGGAGTTCATCTTAATGGGCACAGTAATAACGGACATCAACTCTCCGATGAAATAGGTGAAAACCACGTAGGTACTTCTTACGATACTCCACTGCGTCCAGACGCCTTCGAGAAAGATGATGACTTGAAGATAGAACTGATTGCTAAGCACTTTAAGGAAATCATGCTCATTTTAGGGCTAGACCTGGAAGATGATAGCTTAAAAGGGACTCCACGTCGGGTAGGTAAAATGTACGTACAGGAGATATTTAGTGGACTAAAACCTGAAAATAAACCTAATATTGCCCTGTTTGAGAATAAATACAAGTACAATGAAATGCTGGTAGAGAAAAATATTACATTTTACTCTAACTGTGAACATCATTTTGTGCCTATTTACGGTAAAGCGCACGTGGCTTATATTTCTAACGGCCATGTGATTGGCTTATCGAAGATTAATCGTATTGTACAGTACTATGCTAAGCGTCCGCAGGTGCAAGAGCGTATGACGGTTCAAATTGCTAACGAATTAAAAGAAGTACTACAAACGGAAGACGTTGCAGTAGTGATTGATGCCGCCCACATGTGTGTTGCCTCCCGGGGAGTACGAGATGTCAATAGCCTGACCGTTACTTCACAATACTGCGGGGTGTTCCAGGAAAATGAGGAAAAGAAAAAAGAGTTTTTGAACTATATCAGCTTAAAAAGTACACATGAAATTTAA
- a CDS encoding phytanoyl-CoA dioxygenase family protein: MPDKRAVSCWVSLDKARLDNGCMWYVPGSHLQPVRPHQPAGKGGGALECQATEEEGVAVELQPGECVLHHGGTLHYSRGNSTDLRRRVFITNFRPKAMIALEREQGYDHTGNCEVRATLANR; the protein is encoded by the coding sequence ATGCCAGATAAGCGGGCGGTGAGCTGTTGGGTATCCTTAGACAAAGCTAGACTGGACAATGGTTGTATGTGGTATGTGCCGGGCTCCCATCTTCAGCCAGTGCGCCCGCACCAACCAGCGGGCAAAGGTGGTGGTGCCCTGGAATGTCAAGCTACTGAGGAAGAAGGAGTAGCGGTAGAACTTCAGCCGGGTGAATGCGTTCTGCACCACGGTGGCACCCTCCACTACAGTAGGGGGAATAGTACTGATCTGCGTCGCCGAGTATTTATTACCAACTTTCGTCCCAAGGCTATGATCGCTTTGGAGCGCGAGCAGGGTTACGATCATACGGGTAATTGTGAGGTGCGGGCTACCCTGGCAAATCGCTGA
- a CDS encoding HD domain-containing protein: protein MNLLSLNRTEFGNPANENNVPSKAEAEELLNDWIKNDSLKRHMRQVGTLMRAWAEEKENVSPEEQQKWEVAGLLHDADWDQWPDQHCRKIIEELENRQVAPSIIRAIASHGPSYFGVEPKSKMDKMLYAFDELSGLIHAYSLMRPTGYEGMQPKGVKKRLKDKSFAAQVSREDIQDASQRAGVDLTELITFVIQHQAEVR, encoded by the coding sequence ATGAATCTACTATCTCTTAACCGAACGGAGTTTGGTAATCCGGCTAATGAAAACAACGTACCTAGCAAAGCAGAGGCGGAGGAATTATTAAATGACTGGATAAAGAATGATAGCTTGAAACGGCATATGCGCCAAGTTGGTACCCTAATGAGAGCGTGGGCTGAGGAGAAAGAGAACGTGTCTCCGGAAGAGCAACAAAAGTGGGAGGTAGCTGGACTACTGCACGATGCCGATTGGGATCAGTGGCCCGACCAGCATTGTCGTAAAATTATTGAGGAACTAGAAAACCGACAGGTAGCTCCCAGCATAATCCGAGCAATTGCCTCCCACGGGCCAAGCTACTTCGGAGTAGAGCCAAAAAGCAAGATGGATAAGATGTTGTATGCCTTCGACGAACTGTCGGGTCTCATTCATGCCTACTCACTAATGCGGCCTACGGGTTACGAAGGTATGCAGCCTAAAGGTGTGAAGAAGCGATTAAAAGATAAATCATTTGCTGCTCAGGTTTCTCGGGAAGATATTCAAGATGCCAGCCAACGAGCCGGAGTTGACCTCACCGAGCTAATCACGTTTGTTATTCAGCACCAAGCAGAAGTGCGATGA
- a CDS encoding iron-sulfur cluster assembly scaffold protein: MTKEELRQLFKEKIVPHQRNPYHFQSIEKHRHEVLAYNPFCGDKYHIQISGDQQGYFQGIGCAISQASTSVLLQRIEGMSDAEMADYCQQFLQALAQDEPVPDDELAVLAALKHFEGRMDCITLPWKALLDYFKERTNTN, encoded by the coding sequence ATGACTAAGGAAGAACTCAGGCAACTATTTAAAGAAAAGATTGTGCCTCATCAGCGCAATCCCTATCATTTTCAAAGTATTGAAAAGCATAGGCACGAAGTGCTAGCTTACAACCCCTTTTGTGGGGACAAATACCATATTCAAATTAGTGGGGATCAGCAAGGCTACTTTCAGGGAATTGGCTGCGCTATTTCTCAGGCTTCCACCTCAGTATTGCTTCAGCGAATTGAGGGAATGTCTGACGCTGAGATGGCCGATTATTGCCAACAATTTCTGCAAGCCTTAGCTCAAGATGAGCCAGTGCCAGACGATGAGTTAGCCGTACTGGCTGCCCTAAAGCACTTTGAAGGACGAATGGACTGTATCACGCTTCCCTGGAAAGCTCTGCTCGATTATTTTAAAGAGCGTACGAATACCAATTAA
- a CDS encoding flavin reductase family protein yields MANQTYSNAQLSALEKRFRTNLINSLTGFKSVALIGTQSTEGSTNLAIFSQIIHVGANPPLIGILFRPHTVARHTLENILATKHFSINHIRRDFVEKAHHTSARWEISEFEGTGLTPDYADDLLAPFVSEASVKVGLSYVEHHTLRCNETVFLVGEIQKIILPEYCVGSDGFIDLVKAETITCSGLDAYHQVASPVRFAYAKASQPVVTIDN; encoded by the coding sequence ATGGCTAATCAAACTTACTCAAATGCTCAGTTAAGCGCACTGGAGAAGCGATTTCGTACCAATCTTATTAACTCACTTACCGGATTTAAAAGTGTAGCGCTCATCGGCACTCAGTCCACTGAAGGTAGTACTAACTTAGCAATATTCTCTCAAATTATTCATGTTGGGGCTAATCCACCTTTAATTGGCATTTTATTTCGTCCTCATACAGTGGCTCGCCATACACTGGAAAATATATTAGCCACGAAACACTTTTCAATCAATCATATTCGGAGAGACTTCGTTGAGAAAGCCCACCATACCAGTGCTCGCTGGGAGATTTCCGAGTTTGAAGGTACTGGTCTTACCCCTGATTATGCCGACGATCTTTTGGCTCCCTTTGTGTCTGAAGCTTCGGTTAAAGTTGGGCTTTCTTACGTTGAGCACCATACATTGCGGTGCAACGAAACGGTGTTTTTAGTAGGTGAAATTCAAAAGATTATTCTCCCCGAGTACTGTGTTGGCTCCGACGGATTTATTGATTTAGTAAAAGCAGAAACCATTACTTGTAGTGGTTTAGATGCCTACCATCAGGTAGCAAGCCCGGTTCGTTTTGCCTACGCTAAGGCAAGCCAACCCGTTGTAACAATTGACAATTAA